From Cellulomonas oligotrophica, a single genomic window includes:
- a CDS encoding 16S rRNA (uracil(1498)-N(3))-methyltransferase: MSAPVFLVEPGDLADVVAGGELVLTGAEGRHAGVVQRKTPGERVDVVDGAGVRAVGTVADVHPDGVRVAVLRVDVEPEPAPRLVLVQALAKGDRDEMAIEAATEVGVDAVVPWQAERSIVIWRGDRAQKSRQRWVGTVRAATKQARRARTPDVDHALDGRGLRERTAATVAAGGAVLVLHEEATVPLADVDLPVAGDLLVVVGPEGGISARETDDLVAAGARTVRLGPHVLRTSTAGPVALALLAQRLGRWG, translated from the coding sequence GTGAGCGCACCGGTCTTCCTCGTCGAGCCCGGCGACCTCGCGGACGTCGTGGCCGGCGGCGAGCTCGTGCTCACCGGGGCCGAGGGGCGGCACGCGGGCGTCGTGCAGCGCAAGACCCCCGGCGAGCGGGTCGACGTCGTCGACGGTGCGGGCGTGCGCGCCGTCGGCACGGTCGCGGACGTGCACCCCGACGGCGTGCGCGTCGCCGTGCTCCGCGTCGACGTCGAGCCCGAGCCCGCACCGCGGCTGGTGCTCGTGCAGGCTCTCGCCAAGGGCGACCGCGACGAGATGGCGATCGAGGCGGCGACCGAGGTCGGCGTCGACGCGGTCGTGCCCTGGCAGGCGGAGCGCTCCATCGTCATCTGGCGCGGCGACCGCGCGCAGAAGAGCCGCCAGCGCTGGGTCGGCACCGTGCGCGCGGCGACCAAGCAGGCCCGCCGCGCGCGCACCCCGGACGTGGACCACGCCCTGGACGGGCGGGGCCTGCGCGAGCGCACCGCCGCGACCGTCGCGGCCGGCGGTGCCGTCCTCGTCCTGCACGAGGAGGCCACCGTGCCGCTCGCCGACGTGGACCTGCCCGTCGCCGGGGACCTGCTCGTCGTCGTCGGGCCCGAGGGCGGCATCAGCGCCCGCGAGACCGACGACCTCGTCGCGGCCGGCGCGCGGACCGTCCGGCTCGGCCCGCACGTGCTGCGGACGTCGACCGCCGGGCCCGTCGCCCTGGCCCTGCTCGCCCAGCGCCTGGGCCGCTGGGGCTGA
- the dnaJ gene encoding molecular chaperone DnaJ produces MTDYYEVLGVPRDAAPEQIKKAYRRLARELHPDVAGADPQAEERFKDVSRAYDVLGNADKRRAYDMGADPASPGGGAGGGFGFQDIFETFFGAAAGGAQRGPASRARRGQDALVRLDLDLAETVFGVHRDIQVDTAVLCPTCGGTCCRPGTSPRTCEVCAGRGSVQRVARSFLGQVMTTQPCAACHGFGTVIPEPCTECAGEGRVRSRRTLSVDVPAGVDTGTRIKLTGQGEVGPAGGPAGDVYLEVRERKHETFVRKGDDLHATLEVPMTAAALGTVLALDTLDGEREIDLRPGTQPGQVVTLKGLGVGHLHVGGRGDLHVHVDVAVPLPADDEQTELLRRLAALRGEERPDARLAAANPGVFAKLRDKLAGR; encoded by the coding sequence GTGACCGACTACTACGAGGTCCTCGGGGTGCCGCGCGACGCGGCGCCCGAGCAGATCAAGAAGGCCTACCGGCGCCTGGCCCGCGAGCTGCACCCCGACGTCGCGGGTGCCGACCCGCAGGCCGAGGAGCGCTTCAAGGACGTCTCGCGCGCGTACGACGTGCTCGGCAACGCCGACAAGCGCCGCGCCTACGACATGGGCGCCGACCCCGCGTCCCCCGGCGGCGGTGCCGGCGGCGGGTTCGGGTTCCAGGACATCTTCGAGACGTTCTTCGGCGCCGCGGCCGGCGGTGCCCAGCGCGGGCCCGCGTCCCGGGCCCGGCGCGGCCAGGACGCGCTGGTGCGCCTCGACCTCGACCTGGCCGAGACCGTGTTCGGCGTGCACCGCGACATCCAGGTCGACACGGCCGTGCTCTGCCCGACGTGCGGCGGCACGTGCTGCCGCCCGGGCACGTCGCCGCGCACCTGCGAGGTCTGCGCGGGCCGCGGCTCGGTGCAGCGCGTCGCGCGCTCGTTCCTCGGTCAGGTCATGACGACCCAGCCCTGCGCCGCGTGCCACGGCTTCGGCACCGTCATCCCCGAGCCCTGCACCGAGTGCGCCGGCGAGGGGCGCGTGCGCTCGCGCCGCACGCTCTCGGTGGACGTCCCCGCGGGCGTCGACACCGGCACCCGCATCAAGCTCACCGGGCAGGGCGAGGTCGGCCCCGCCGGCGGCCCGGCCGGCGACGTCTACCTCGAGGTGCGCGAGCGCAAGCACGAGACGTTCGTGCGCAAGGGCGACGACCTGCACGCCACCCTCGAGGTGCCGATGACCGCGGCCGCCCTGGGCACCGTGCTCGCGCTCGACACCCTCGACGGCGAGCGGGAGATCGACCTGCGCCCGGGCACGCAGCCCGGCCAGGTCGTGACCCTCAAGGGCCTGGGCGTCGGGCACCTGCACGTCGGCGGGCGCGGCGACCTGCACGTGCACGTCGACGTGGCGGTCCCGCTGCCCGCCGACGACGAGCAGACCGAGCTGCTGCGGCGCCTGGCGGCCCTGCGCGGCGAGGAGCGCCCCGACGCGCGCCTGGCGGCCGCGAACCCGGGGGTGTTCGCCAAGCTGCGCGACAAGCTCGCGGGCCGGTGA
- the hrcA gene encoding heat-inducible transcriptional repressor HrcA, whose product MSDDRRLDVLRAIVEDYVATREPVGSRALTERHRLGVSPATIRNDMAALEDAGLIHQPHTSAGRVPTDLGYRVFVDRLSTVKPLSPAEKRAIGALLEEAVDLDDVIDRAVRLLAQLTQQVAVVQYPSLRRSALRHVELVPVGPRHLLVVIITTTGRVEQRTVEVPQDLDEAVVASLRVRLNLAAAGLRLADLDVALAALVDEVGTDGAPLARAVVEVVAQTLAQEREERVVVAGVGHLARTAGTDFTHTLGPVLEALEEQVVLMRLLSEMAEDGAGVAVRIGRETQHEGLSETSIVTSGYGGEGSAVALLGSVGPLRMDYPGTMSAVRAVARYLTRILAG is encoded by the coding sequence ATGAGCGACGACAGGCGGCTGGACGTGCTGCGCGCGATCGTCGAGGACTACGTCGCCACCCGTGAGCCCGTCGGCTCGCGGGCCCTGACGGAGCGGCACCGCCTCGGGGTGTCGCCCGCGACGATCCGCAACGACATGGCCGCCCTGGAGGACGCCGGGCTCATCCACCAGCCCCACACGTCGGCCGGCCGGGTGCCGACCGACCTGGGGTACCGGGTGTTCGTCGACCGCCTCTCGACCGTCAAGCCGCTGTCCCCGGCGGAGAAGCGGGCCATCGGCGCGCTGCTGGAGGAGGCCGTCGACCTCGACGACGTCATCGACCGTGCGGTGCGTCTGCTGGCCCAGCTCACGCAGCAGGTCGCGGTCGTGCAGTACCCGTCGCTGCGCCGCTCCGCGCTGCGGCACGTCGAGCTCGTGCCCGTCGGCCCGCGGCACCTGCTCGTGGTGATCATCACCACCACCGGCCGGGTCGAGCAGCGCACGGTCGAGGTGCCGCAGGACCTCGACGAGGCGGTCGTCGCGAGCCTGCGGGTGCGGCTGAACCTCGCCGCGGCGGGGCTGCGCCTGGCCGACCTGGACGTGGCGCTGGCGGCGCTCGTCGACGAGGTCGGCACCGACGGCGCCCCCCTGGCCCGCGCGGTCGTCGAGGTCGTCGCGCAGACCCTCGCGCAGGAGCGCGAGGAGCGCGTCGTCGTCGCCGGCGTCGGGCACCTGGCCCGGACGGCCGGCACGGACTTCACGCACACCCTCGGCCCGGTCCTCGAGGCCCTCGAGGAGCAGGTGGTGCTCATGCGCCTGCTGTCGGAGATGGCCGAGGACGGCGCCGGCGTGGCCGTGCGCATCGGCCGCGAGACCCAGCACGAGGGCCTGTCGGAGACGAGCATCGTGACCAGCGGCTACGGCGGCGAGGGGTCGGCCGTGGCCCTCCTCGGGTCCGTCGGGCCGCTGCGCATGGACTACCCCGGGACGATGTCGGCGGTGCGGGCCGTGGCCCGCTACCTCACGCGCATCCTCGCCGGCTGA
- a CDS encoding DUF3097 domain-containing protein, with protein MTSDRYGSDVLSTGPTAHHAPRPTAREQPAERGLVVEDVESGWVGAVVRVEKSGGLHVVVLEDRRGRTRTFTLGPGFWVDGAPVVLTAPVARRAPAAPARTASGSRAVPDAPARVARGSRIWVEGKHDAELVEKVWGDDLRVEGVVVELLDGVDHLADALRDFRPTTDRRVGVLVDHLVPGSKESRIAAQAVRGTPTGSVLVLGHPYVDVWQAVRPQRLGLDAWPTIERGTEWKHGILRELGWPAADQADVARAWQRILRSVRSYADLEPSLLGRVEELIDFVTA; from the coding sequence GTGACCAGCGACCGCTACGGATCGGACGTCCTGTCCACCGGCCCGACCGCCCACCACGCGCCGCGCCCGACGGCCCGAGAGCAGCCCGCCGAGCGCGGGCTCGTCGTCGAGGACGTCGAGTCCGGGTGGGTCGGCGCGGTCGTGCGCGTGGAGAAGTCCGGCGGCCTGCACGTCGTCGTGCTGGAGGACCGGCGCGGGCGCACCCGCACGTTCACCCTCGGGCCCGGGTTCTGGGTGGACGGGGCCCCGGTGGTGCTCACCGCCCCCGTCGCCCGCCGTGCCCCCGCCGCACCGGCCCGCACGGCGTCGGGCTCGCGGGCCGTGCCCGACGCGCCCGCACGGGTCGCCCGCGGGTCGCGCATCTGGGTCGAGGGCAAGCACGACGCCGAGCTCGTCGAGAAGGTCTGGGGCGACGACCTGCGCGTCGAGGGCGTCGTCGTCGAGCTGCTCGACGGCGTCGACCACCTCGCCGACGCGCTGCGCGACTTCCGACCCACGACCGACCGGCGCGTCGGGGTGCTCGTCGACCACCTGGTGCCCGGGTCCAAGGAGAGCCGGATCGCCGCCCAGGCGGTCCGCGGCACCCCGACCGGGTCGGTGCTGGTGCTCGGCCACCCGTACGTCGACGTCTGGCAGGCCGTGCGGCCGCAGCGGCTCGGCCTCGACGCGTGGCCGACGATCGAGCGCGGCACCGAGTGGAAGCACGGGATCCTGCGCGAGCTCGGCTGGCCGGCCGCCGACCAGGCCGACGTCGCCCGCGCGTGGCAGCGGATCCTGCGCTCGGTGCGCAGCTACGCCGACCTCGAGCCGAGCCTGCTCGGACGCGTCGAGGAGCTCATCGACTTCGTCACCGCCTGA
- a CDS encoding DUF4870 domain-containing protein, with product MSYPPPGPPASSGTPSSTPWAVLAHLGGILAYFWAGWVVALVVWLVHRERDHAVAREAAVALNFQLTVLVALVAARIVGEIPLLGFVGWVAAVALGIASLVLSVMAAVAVNAGRPARYPLSLELVR from the coding sequence GTGTCCTACCCGCCGCCCGGCCCGCCCGCCTCGTCGGGCACCCCGTCGAGCACCCCGTGGGCGGTGCTCGCGCACCTCGGCGGGATCCTCGCGTACTTCTGGGCCGGCTGGGTCGTGGCCCTGGTCGTCTGGCTCGTGCACCGCGAGCGCGACCACGCCGTGGCGCGGGAGGCCGCCGTCGCCCTGAACTTCCAGCTCACGGTGCTGGTCGCCCTGGTCGCGGCGCGGATCGTCGGGGAGATCCCGCTGCTCGGGTTCGTGGGGTGGGTCGCCGCGGTCGCGCTGGGGATCGCGAGCCTGGTGCTGTCCGTCATGGCCGCCGTGGCCGTCAACGCCGGGCGGCCCGCCCGGTACCCCCTGAGCCTGGAGCTGGTCCGATGA
- a CDS encoding DUF4870 domain-containing protein, with the protein MSTPSFEQQPQQPPYQPVPAPPLRPEDERTWAILVHLLPLVGVSFLGPLVVWLVFRGRGPFLEHHAKESLNFQLTVLIALLVSLVAVAVTFGIVVLAPFAVYLGALVLQVLAAVAASRWEWYRYPVTIRFVS; encoded by the coding sequence ATGAGCACGCCGTCCTTCGAGCAGCAGCCGCAGCAGCCGCCCTACCAGCCGGTCCCCGCGCCGCCGCTGCGCCCCGAGGACGAGCGCACGTGGGCGATCCTCGTGCACCTGCTGCCCCTGGTGGGTGTGAGCTTCCTCGGCCCGCTGGTGGTGTGGCTCGTGTTCCGCGGGCGCGGGCCGTTCCTCGAGCACCACGCCAAGGAGTCGCTGAACTTCCAGCTCACGGTGCTGATCGCGCTGCTGGTGTCGCTCGTGGCCGTCGCGGTGACGTTCGGGATCGTCGTGCTCGCGCCCTTCGCCGTCTACCTCGGGGCGCTGGTCCTGCAGGTCCTCGCCGCCGTGGCCGCCAGCCGGTGGGAGTGGTACCGCTACCCGGTGACGATCCGCTTCGTCTCCTGA
- the hemW gene encoding radical SAM family heme chaperone HemW, whose translation MSPALPEGDVPPDDGALPTSVLDGAQRRAFGVYLHVPFCAVRCGYCDFNTYTATELGGGASQAAYAATALDEIALAARVLRDAGLPARPVQTVFVGGGTPTLLPVDDLVRLLGGVRDAWGLDPGAEVTTEANPDSVTPDGLARLAAAGFTRVSFGMQSAVPHVLATLERTHDPARVPDVVRWARDAGLRVSLDLIYGTPGESLADWRRSVEAALATGVDHVSAYALVVEAGTRMAGQVRRGELTLPDEDDQAAKYELADDLLTAAGLGWYEVSNWARTPADASRHNLGYWRGDDWWGVGPGAHSHVGGTRWWNVKHPRAYADRLAAGRSPAAGRESVDAATARLERVMLGVRIAEGLPLDDLDATARATVAGLVADGLVDARAALGADGPRRVLLTRRGRLLADAVVRALVG comes from the coding sequence GTGAGCCCGGCGCTGCCCGAGGGGGACGTGCCGCCCGACGACGGCGCGCTGCCGACGTCGGTGCTCGACGGTGCGCAGCGGCGCGCGTTCGGGGTGTACCTGCACGTCCCCTTCTGCGCGGTGCGCTGCGGCTACTGCGACTTCAACACGTACACGGCCACCGAGCTGGGCGGCGGGGCCAGCCAGGCCGCGTACGCGGCGACCGCGCTCGACGAGATCGCCCTCGCGGCCCGCGTGCTGCGGGACGCGGGGCTGCCCGCGCGTCCCGTGCAGACGGTGTTCGTCGGCGGCGGCACGCCGACGCTGCTCCCGGTCGACGACCTCGTCCGGCTGCTCGGCGGGGTGCGGGACGCGTGGGGCCTGGACCCGGGCGCGGAGGTCACCACCGAGGCGAACCCCGACTCCGTGACGCCCGACGGGCTGGCGCGCCTCGCGGCCGCCGGGTTCACGCGGGTCTCGTTCGGCATGCAGTCCGCGGTGCCGCACGTGCTCGCCACGCTCGAGCGCACGCACGACCCGGCCCGCGTGCCCGACGTCGTCCGGTGGGCCCGCGACGCCGGCCTGCGGGTCTCGCTCGACCTCATCTACGGCACGCCGGGGGAGTCCCTGGCCGACTGGCGGCGCAGCGTCGAGGCCGCGCTGGCGACCGGCGTCGACCACGTCAGCGCGTACGCCCTGGTGGTGGAGGCGGGCACGCGCATGGCCGGGCAGGTGCGGCGCGGGGAGCTGACGCTGCCCGACGAGGACGACCAGGCCGCCAAGTACGAGCTCGCCGACGACCTGCTGACGGCGGCCGGGCTGGGCTGGTACGAGGTGAGCAACTGGGCGCGCACGCCCGCGGACGCCTCGCGGCACAACCTCGGCTACTGGCGCGGGGACGACTGGTGGGGCGTGGGTCCCGGGGCGCACAGCCACGTCGGCGGCACCCGCTGGTGGAACGTCAAGCACCCGCGCGCGTACGCCGACCGGCTGGCCGCGGGCCGCAGCCCGGCCGCGGGGCGCGAGAGCGTCGACGCGGCCACGGCCCGGCTGGAGCGGGTCATGCTGGGCGTGCGGATCGCCGAGGGCCTGCCCCTGGACGACCTCGACGCGACCGCGCGCGCGACCGTCGCCGGACTGGTCGCCGACGGGCTCGTCGACGCGCGGGCCGCGCTCGGGGCGGACGGGCCGCGGCGCGTGCTGCTCACCCGCCGCGGGCGGCTGCTGGCGGACGCGGTCGTGCGGGCGCTGGTCGGCTGA
- the lepA gene encoding translation elongation factor 4, whose amino-acid sequence MSPIPSAAATSRILPAATPPELLRNFCIIAHIDHGKSTLADRMLQLTGVVDARAMRAQYLDRMDIERERGITIKSQAVRMPWEVDGTPYALNMIDTPGHVDFTYEVSRSLAACEGAVLLVDAAQGIEAQTLANLYLALENDLQVIPVLNKIDLPAAQPEKYAEELAGLVGGDPADVLKVSGKTGVGVTELLDRIVELVPAPVGDADAPARAMIFDSVYDTYRGVVTYVRVVDGSLSPRERIAMMSTRATHELLEIGVISPEPVPTKGLGVGEVGYLITGVKDVRQSKVGDTVTNSAKPAADALGGYSDPKPMVFSGLYPIDGSDYPVLRDALDKLKLNDAALNYEPETSVALGFGFRVGFLGLLHLEIVRERLEREFDLDLISTAPNVVYDVTMEDRTQVHVTNPSEFPGGKIREVREPVVKATILTPSEFVGTIMELCQSKRGDLQGMDYLSEDRVEMRYMLPLAEIVFDFFDALKSRTRGYASLDYEAVGDQVADLVKVDILLQGEQVDAFSAIAHKDKAYGYGVMMTAKLKELIPRQQFEVPIQAAIGSRIIARETIRAIRKDVLAKCYGGDITRKRKLLEKQKEGKKRMKTIGRVDVPQEAFIAALSSEPAGSKDGKDKDAKKK is encoded by the coding sequence GTGTCCCCGATCCCGAGCGCCGCCGCGACCTCGCGCATCCTGCCGGCCGCCACGCCGCCCGAGCTGCTGCGCAACTTCTGCATCATCGCGCACATCGACCACGGCAAGTCGACGCTCGCCGACCGCATGCTCCAGCTCACCGGCGTCGTCGACGCCCGCGCCATGCGCGCGCAGTACCTCGACCGCATGGACATCGAGCGCGAGCGCGGCATCACCATCAAGTCGCAGGCCGTGCGCATGCCCTGGGAGGTCGACGGCACGCCGTACGCCCTCAACATGATCGACACCCCCGGCCACGTCGACTTCACGTACGAGGTGTCGCGGTCGCTCGCGGCGTGCGAGGGCGCGGTGCTGCTCGTCGACGCCGCGCAGGGCATCGAGGCCCAGACGCTGGCGAACCTGTACCTCGCGCTGGAGAACGACCTGCAGGTCATCCCCGTGCTCAACAAGATCGACCTGCCGGCCGCGCAGCCCGAGAAGTACGCGGAGGAGCTCGCCGGGCTCGTCGGCGGCGACCCCGCGGACGTCCTCAAGGTGTCCGGCAAGACGGGCGTGGGCGTCACCGAGCTGCTCGACCGCATCGTCGAGCTCGTGCCGGCGCCGGTCGGGGACGCGGACGCCCCCGCCCGCGCCATGATCTTCGACTCCGTCTACGACACCTACCGCGGCGTCGTGACGTACGTGCGGGTGGTCGACGGCAGCCTCAGCCCGCGCGAGCGGATCGCCATGATGTCGACCCGCGCCACGCACGAGCTCCTGGAGATCGGGGTAATCTCGCCCGAGCCCGTGCCGACCAAGGGTCTGGGCGTCGGCGAGGTCGGCTACCTCATCACCGGCGTGAAGGACGTGCGTCAGTCCAAGGTCGGCGACACGGTGACCAACTCGGCCAAGCCCGCGGCCGACGCCCTCGGCGGGTACTCCGACCCCAAGCCGATGGTGTTCTCCGGGCTGTACCCGATCGACGGGTCCGACTACCCCGTGCTGCGCGACGCGCTCGACAAGCTCAAGCTCAACGACGCGGCGCTCAACTACGAGCCCGAGACGTCCGTCGCCCTGGGCTTCGGGTTCCGGGTGGGCTTCCTCGGGCTGCTGCACCTGGAGATCGTGCGCGAGCGCCTCGAGCGCGAGTTCGACCTCGACCTGATCTCCACCGCGCCCAACGTCGTCTACGACGTGACGATGGAGGACCGCACGCAGGTCCACGTGACGAACCCCAGCGAGTTCCCCGGCGGCAAGATCCGCGAGGTCCGCGAGCCCGTGGTCAAGGCGACGATCCTGACGCCCAGCGAGTTCGTCGGCACGATCATGGAGCTGTGCCAGTCCAAGCGCGGCGACCTGCAGGGCATGGACTACCTGTCCGAGGACCGCGTCGAGATGCGGTACATGCTGCCGCTGGCGGAGATCGTCTTCGACTTCTTCGACGCCCTGAAGTCGCGCACCCGCGGGTACGCGAGCCTGGACTACGAGGCCGTCGGCGACCAGGTCGCGGACCTGGTGAAGGTCGACATCCTGCTCCAGGGCGAGCAGGTCGACGCCTTCAGCGCGATCGCGCACAAGGACAAGGCCTACGGCTACGGCGTGATGATGACGGCCAAGCTCAAGGAGCTCATCCCGCGCCAGCAGTTCGAGGTGCCGATCCAGGCGGCGATCGGGTCCCGCATCATCGCCCGCGAGACGATCCGGGCCATCCGCAAGGACGTCCTGGCCAAGTGCTACGGCGGTGACATCACCCGCAAGCGCAAGCTGCTGGAGAAGCAGAAGGAGGGCAAGAAGCGCATGAAGACGATCGGCCGGGTCGACGTGCCGCAGGAGGCCTTCATCGCCGCGCTGTCCTCCGAGCCCGCGGGCTCCAAGGACGGCAAGGACAAGGACGCGAAGAAGAAGTGA
- a CDS encoding maleylpyruvate isomerase family mycothiol-dependent enzyme — protein MRAHPGTSPVDEPVDGPVDGPVPAAGGPPADASPPVLVPGTAQPYLDVLAGLQDAFLAGVRAADPRTPVPWCGRWRVRDLVVHLARIHHWAAGQAARRREAPLGRGPFDLPELYGTCATELLTTLRTLAPDATASTLLGPGPVAFWHRRQVHETLVHLWDLRTATGSPTHADPAVWADTVDEVVTVMQPRQVALGRTPPLPVRVDLHAVDADRSWTFAAAGADDPGTAPRVEVRAPADALALLLWRRLPADAPALAVRGEASALEALLTSRLVP, from the coding sequence ATGCGCGCGCACCCCGGCACCTCCCCGGTGGACGAGCCGGTCGACGGGCCGGTCGACGGGCCGGTCCCCGCGGCCGGCGGTCCCCCGGCCGACGCGTCGCCGCCGGTCCTCGTCCCGGGCACCGCGCAGCCGTACCTCGACGTCCTCGCCGGGCTCCAGGACGCGTTCCTCGCGGGCGTGCGTGCGGCCGACCCGCGGACGCCGGTGCCGTGGTGCGGCCGGTGGCGCGTGCGGGACCTGGTCGTGCACCTCGCCCGCATCCACCACTGGGCGGCCGGCCAGGCCGCACGGCGCCGCGAGGCGCCGCTGGGGCGCGGCCCGTTCGATCTGCCCGAGCTCTACGGCACGTGCGCCACCGAGCTCCTGACCACGCTGCGCACGCTCGCCCCGGACGCGACGGCGTCCACCCTGCTCGGCCCCGGCCCGGTCGCGTTCTGGCACCGGCGCCAGGTGCACGAGACGCTCGTGCACCTGTGGGACCTGCGCACGGCGACCGGCAGCCCCACGCACGCCGACCCGGCCGTGTGGGCCGACACGGTCGACGAGGTCGTCACCGTCATGCAGCCGCGGCAGGTCGCGCTCGGCCGCACGCCGCCGCTGCCCGTGCGGGTCGACCTGCACGCCGTCGACGCGGACCGGTCGTGGACCTTCGCCGCCGCCGGCGCCGACGACCCCGGCACGGCGCCCCGGGTCGAGGTCCGCGCCCCGGCGGACGCGCTCGCGCTCCTCCTGTGGCGCCGCCTCCCCGCCGACGCGCCCGCCCTCGCGGTCCGCGGCGAGGCCTCGGCGCTCGAGGCGCTGCTGACGTCCCGGCTGGTCCCCTGA
- a CDS encoding transglutaminase family protein yields MSRLRIVHTSSFRYPAPVTASYNEARMTPVSQPGQSVLETRVDIQPQTWSHDYRDYWGTQVTAFEVLAPHQALVLTAEHVVDVTDRPGTPVPGTSWEVLRGPEVRDRLAEHLADTPTTAPPAEVVALAAAAAEGLEPAEAAVAVCRALRDRLEYIPGVTTVHTPAAEAWEARTGVCQDMAHLALGALRSLGIPARYVSGYLHPAQDAEIGTTVTGESHAWVEWWAGEWTGYDPTNRVPAGEHHVILGRGRSYDDVPPLRGVFAGPQADELAVVVRITREA; encoded by the coding sequence GTGAGCCGCCTGCGGATCGTGCACACGTCGTCGTTCCGGTACCCGGCGCCGGTCACCGCCTCGTACAACGAGGCCCGGATGACACCGGTGTCCCAGCCCGGGCAGAGCGTCCTCGAGACGCGCGTCGACATCCAGCCGCAGACGTGGTCGCACGACTACCGCGACTACTGGGGCACGCAGGTCACGGCCTTCGAGGTGCTCGCGCCGCACCAGGCGCTGGTGCTCACGGCCGAGCACGTCGTCGACGTGACCGACCGTCCCGGCACCCCCGTGCCCGGCACGTCCTGGGAGGTGCTGCGCGGGCCCGAGGTGCGCGACCGGCTGGCCGAGCACCTCGCGGACACCCCGACGACCGCACCGCCCGCGGAGGTCGTCGCGCTCGCCGCGGCCGCCGCCGAGGGGCTCGAGCCCGCCGAGGCCGCGGTCGCGGTGTGCCGCGCGCTGCGCGACCGGCTGGAGTACATCCCCGGCGTCACGACCGTGCACACGCCCGCCGCCGAGGCCTGGGAGGCCCGCACCGGCGTGTGCCAGGACATGGCGCACCTCGCGCTGGGCGCGCTGCGCTCCCTGGGCATCCCGGCCCGGTACGTCTCGGGGTACCTGCACCCCGCCCAGGACGCGGAGATCGGCACGACCGTGACGGGCGAGTCGCACGCGTGGGTCGAGTGGTGGGCGGGGGAGTGGACGGGGTACGACCCGACGAACCGGGTCCCCGCCGGCGAGCACCACGTGATCCTGGGGCGCGGGCGGTCGTACGACGACGTCCCGCCGCTGCGGGGCGTGTTCGCCGGTCCGCAGGCCGACGAGCTGGCCGTGGTGGTCCGCATCACCCGCGAGGCCTGA
- a CDS encoding alpha-E domain-containing protein, whose amino-acid sequence MLSRIAESLFWIGRYVERADDTARLLDVHVQILLEDPWAEEDLACRSLLSVMDRPAPASEVVVGREQVLDVLAYDRYSPSSIAGALVSARENARRAREIVSTELWECLNTTWNQLPSHMRPARAHDYFGWVRERASVVAGIMDSQTSRDETWHFMVLGRSIERADMTARLLTTRALAGSAGPSWATLLRSCGAHEAFLRTYRGTASDERAAGFLLLDRLFPRSIVHALHQAEACLTGLEPVTDRAGVDDARRHIGHVRTSLEYRPLMEILDDLPREMERVQRACSAASDAIRGRYFPSGSATTWVGEAL is encoded by the coding sequence GTGCTGAGCCGCATCGCGGAGTCGCTGTTCTGGATCGGGCGCTACGTCGAGCGGGCGGACGACACCGCGCGCCTGCTCGACGTGCACGTGCAGATCCTCCTCGAGGACCCCTGGGCCGAGGAGGACCTCGCCTGCCGCTCCCTGCTGTCCGTCATGGACCGCCCCGCGCCCGCGTCCGAGGTCGTCGTCGGGCGCGAGCAGGTGCTCGACGTGCTCGCGTACGACCGGTACTCCCCGTCGTCGATCGCCGGGGCGCTCGTCTCCGCCCGCGAGAACGCCCGCCGCGCCCGCGAGATCGTCTCGACCGAGCTGTGGGAGTGCCTCAACACCACCTGGAACCAGCTCCCGTCGCACATGCGCCCGGCCCGCGCCCACGACTACTTCGGGTGGGTCCGCGAGCGCGCGTCCGTCGTCGCCGGGATCATGGACTCCCAGACCTCGCGCGACGAGACCTGGCACTTCATGGTCCTGGGCCGCTCCATCGAGCGAGCCGACATGACCGCGCGCCTGCTCACCACCCGGGCGCTCGCGGGCTCGGCCGGTCCCTCGTGGGCGACCCTGCTGCGCTCGTGCGGTGCGCACGAGGCGTTCCTGCGCACGTACCGCGGCACGGCCTCCGACGAGCGCGCCGCCGGGTTCCTGCTGCTCGACCGGCTGTTCCCGCGGTCCATCGTCCACGCGCTGCATCAGGCGGAGGCGTGCCTGACGGGCCTGGAGCCGGTCACCGACCGGGCGGGCGTCGACGACGCGCGCCGCCACATCGGCCACGTGCGCACCAGCCTGGAGTACCGCCCCCTCATGGAGATCCTCGACGACCTGCCGCGTGAGATGGAGCGCGTCCAGCGCGCCTGCTCGGCCGCCTCCGACGCGATCAGGGGCCGGTACTTCCCGTCCGGCTCGGCCACGACCTGGGTGGGGGAGGCGCTGTGA